The proteins below come from a single Tenuifilum thalassicum genomic window:
- the wecB gene encoding non-hydrolyzing UDP-N-acetylglucosamine 2-epimerase, with product MKKRILIVFGTRPEAIKMAPVVKAFKSDEIRFETKVCVTAQHREMLDQVLQIFDIIPDYDLNIMRPGQDLYDISAKVLIEIRAVLREFKPDVVLVHGDTTTSSMAALASFYEKIPVGHVEAGLRTYDIYSPWPEEMNRQITGRIATYHFAPTERSKQNLLNEGVKPQCIFVTGNTVIDALHLALNKIKSGKVIKEAVIEQLIKAGYENIYKLQNDDRKSILITGHRRENFGDGFINICHAIKEIALRNKNFDLIYPVHLNPNVQRPVYDILGGIENVYLLPPLDYLPFIYLMHLSYLVLTDSGGIQEEAPSLGKPVLVMRNTTERPEAVEAGTVELVGTNKDLIVSKVNLLISDKKYYQTMSRAHNPYGDGKASERIVNIIIER from the coding sequence ATGAAAAAAAGAATATTGATTGTTTTTGGTACAAGACCTGAAGCAATAAAAATGGCGCCGGTTGTAAAGGCTTTCAAATCAGATGAAATACGTTTCGAAACCAAAGTTTGTGTTACTGCACAACATCGTGAGATGCTTGATCAAGTCTTGCAAATATTTGATATAATACCCGATTACGATTTAAATATAATGCGACCAGGACAGGACCTTTATGACATTTCTGCCAAAGTTTTAATTGAAATCAGAGCTGTTTTAAGAGAATTTAAGCCAGATGTAGTATTAGTTCATGGCGATACAACCACTTCTAGTATGGCTGCATTAGCTTCTTTCTATGAAAAAATTCCTGTTGGACATGTTGAGGCAGGTCTAAGGACTTATGATATTTATTCTCCCTGGCCAGAGGAAATGAACAGACAAATAACAGGTAGAATTGCCACCTATCATTTTGCACCAACTGAACGATCTAAACAAAATCTTCTTAATGAGGGTGTTAAGCCACAATGCATTTTCGTAACAGGAAATACAGTTATCGACGCTTTACATTTAGCATTAAATAAAATTAAATCAGGGAAGGTTATCAAGGAGGCTGTTATAGAACAATTAATAAAAGCAGGTTATGAGAACATTTATAAACTTCAAAATGATGATCGTAAATCAATATTAATAACTGGACATCGTCGTGAAAATTTTGGTGATGGCTTTATTAATATTTGTCATGCAATAAAAGAAATTGCTCTAAGAAATAAAAACTTTGATTTAATATATCCGGTGCATCTTAACCCTAACGTTCAGAGACCTGTTTATGATATACTTGGTGGCATAGAAAATGTTTATTTACTCCCACCTTTGGATTATTTACCTTTTATTTATTTAATGCATTTAAGTTACTTAGTGCTAACTGACAGTGGTGGAATACAGGAGGAAGCCCCTAGTTTAGGTAAACCTGTTTTAGTTATGCGCAATACTACTGAAAGACCTGAAGCTGTTGAGGCAGGAACAGTCGAGTTGGTTGGAACAAATAAAGATTTGATAGTTTCAAAAGTAAATCTGTTAATTTCTGATAAAAAATATTACCAAACAATGTCTAGAGCCCACAACCCTTATGGCGATGGAAAAGCAAGTGAACGAATAGTTAATATTATTATTGAAAGATGA
- a CDS encoding four helix bundle protein, whose amino-acid sequence MKIEQFENLDIWQEARELCKTIRVITEKENFSKNFNLKNQILSSCGSIMDNIAEGFERGGNKEFIQFLYVAKGSCGETRSQLYRAYDFGYISDSETKEIIEKTVILSKKISSLINYLKSSGYRGSKYKAEK is encoded by the coding sequence ATGAAAATAGAACAATTTGAAAATTTGGATATATGGCAGGAGGCAAGGGAATTGTGCAAAACTATCCGTGTGATAACTGAGAAAGAAAATTTTAGCAAAAATTTTAATTTAAAAAATCAAATTCTTTCCTCATGTGGCTCAATTATGGATAATATAGCAGAAGGTTTTGAAAGAGGAGGAAATAAAGAATTTATTCAGTTTTTATATGTTGCCAAAGGTTCGTGCGGCGAAACTAGGTCACAATTATATAGAGCTTATGATTTTGGATATATATCAGATAGTGAAACTAAGGAAATTATTGAAAAAACAGTAATATTAAGCAAAAAGATTTCATCTTTAATTAATTACTTAAAAAGTTCTGGTTATAGAGGAAGCAAATATAAAGCGGAAAAGTAA
- the wecC gene encoding UDP-N-acetyl-D-mannosamine dehydrogenase, with product MNIKKSKVVFLGLGYIGLPTAALIAKNNINVIGVDINEKVVETINQGKIHIVEPDLDGLVKHVVENGMLRAQKEPEPADVFVIAVPTPFKGDHEPDISFVENATQSVIPYLKEGNLFIIESTSPVGTTEKMAEIIYHERPELKGKIYIAYCPERVLPGNVIYELENNDRVIGGIDEVSTVKATEFYGTFVKSNLHPTNARTAEMCKLTENSFRDVNIAFANELSLICHKAGINVWELIKLANMHPRVNILWPGTGVGGHCIAIDPWFIVSDFPNEAKIIRIAREINNYKPLWVIEQIKKAINEFSNKYNKRPYVALMGLAFKPDIDDLRESPALEVVEHLVNDKSLAVNFFINEPNVEHYKEYNNVDYLEAYKKADIVVFLVAHKQYKLIEKDLSKIELDFCGVRK from the coding sequence ATGAATATCAAGAAATCAAAAGTTGTTTTTTTAGGATTAGGCTATATTGGCTTACCAACTGCAGCATTAATTGCAAAGAATAATATCAATGTCATTGGAGTCGATATTAATGAGAAGGTTGTAGAAACCATCAATCAAGGTAAAATTCATATAGTTGAGCCAGATCTTGATGGTTTGGTTAAACATGTTGTTGAGAATGGAATGTTAAGAGCACAAAAGGAACCTGAACCTGCAGATGTTTTTGTAATTGCTGTTCCAACACCCTTTAAAGGTGATCATGAACCAGATATTTCTTTTGTTGAAAATGCTACCCAAAGCGTTATTCCATATCTAAAAGAAGGTAACCTCTTTATAATTGAGTCAACTAGTCCTGTTGGCACAACAGAAAAGATGGCAGAAATAATCTACCATGAAAGACCAGAGCTAAAAGGTAAAATTTATATTGCTTATTGTCCAGAGAGAGTCTTACCAGGTAATGTAATATATGAGCTTGAAAATAACGATAGGGTTATAGGAGGCATTGATGAAGTATCTACTGTAAAAGCAACAGAATTTTATGGAACATTTGTAAAATCTAACTTACATCCTACAAATGCTAGAACAGCAGAGATGTGTAAGTTGACCGAGAATTCTTTTAGGGATGTTAATATTGCATTTGCAAATGAACTTTCCTTAATATGCCATAAGGCAGGTATAAATGTTTGGGAACTTATTAAATTGGCAAACATGCATCCAAGAGTTAACATTTTGTGGCCTGGCACGGGGGTTGGTGGGCATTGCATTGCAATAGATCCATGGTTTATTGTTAGTGATTTTCCCAATGAAGCAAAAATTATAAGAATTGCTCGTGAAATAAACAATTACAAACCTTTATGGGTTATTGAACAGATAAAGAAGGCTATTAACGAATTTTCAAATAAATACAATAAAAGACCTTATGTTGCTTTGATGGGGTTAGCTTTTAAGCCAGATATTGATGATTTGAGGGAATCTCCAGCTCTTGAAGTTGTTGAGCATCTGGTTAATGATAAAAGTTTAGCTGTGAATTTTTTTATCAATGAGCCAAATGTTGAGCATTATAAAGAGTATAATAATGTTGATTATTTGGAGGCATATAAAAAAGCTGATATTGTTGTATTCCTAGTTGCACATAAGCAATACAAATTGATTGAAAAAGACTTAAGTAAAATAGAACTTGATTTTTGCGGTGTAAGAAAATAG
- a CDS encoding Gfo/Idh/MocA family oxidoreductase, giving the protein MKNFALIGAAGFIAPRHLKAIKETGNNLLAALDKHDCVGIMDSFFPEADFFVEYERFDRHIDKLKRQGVKVDYVSICTPNYLHDSHIRFALRQGANAICEKPIVLNPWNIDALAEIEKETGKRISTILQLRLHPTIIELKKQIVTAPKDKVFDIDLTYITSRGRWYFISWKGDVHKSGGVATNIGVHFFDMLTWIFGDVKSNVVHISRPDKAAGYLELERARVRWFLSVDYNDIPNEIKEKGQRTYRSIHIADKELEFSSGFTDLHTTSYQEILAGNSFGLEDARSSIETVFSIRNTSPVGLTGDYHPFCKLLKL; this is encoded by the coding sequence ATGAAGAATTTTGCGCTAATTGGTGCTGCCGGCTTTATTGCGCCCCGTCACCTAAAAGCAATTAAGGAAACAGGAAACAACCTGCTTGCCGCTTTGGATAAACACGACTGTGTAGGTATTATGGATAGCTTTTTCCCCGAAGCCGACTTCTTTGTTGAGTATGAGCGATTCGATAGGCATATTGATAAGCTAAAGCGACAAGGGGTTAAGGTTGACTACGTTAGTATTTGTACACCAAATTACTTACATGATTCCCATATACGATTTGCACTCCGTCAGGGTGCTAATGCCATTTGCGAAAAGCCAATTGTGCTTAACCCTTGGAATATCGATGCCCTTGCTGAGATTGAGAAGGAAACAGGTAAACGTATAAGTACTATTCTACAGCTTCGACTGCACCCAACCATTATTGAACTAAAAAAGCAAATTGTAACTGCACCCAAGGACAAAGTTTTCGATATCGATTTAACCTACATTACTAGTCGTGGTCGGTGGTACTTCATTTCATGGAAAGGTGATGTTCATAAATCAGGTGGCGTAGCTACTAATATTGGTGTTCACTTTTTCGATATGCTAACCTGGATTTTTGGAGATGTAAAATCAAATGTTGTCCATATTTCTCGTCCTGACAAAGCAGCAGGATATCTCGAGTTAGAAAGGGCTCGAGTTCGCTGGTTCTTAAGCGTAGATTATAACGATATTCCTAATGAAATTAAAGAAAAGGGACAGCGTACTTATCGTTCTATACATATTGCCGATAAAGAGTTAGAGTTTAGCTCTGGATTTACCGATCTTCATACTACTAGCTATCAGGAAATTCTTGCAGGCAATAGCTTTGGGCTTGAAGATGCTCGCTCTTCAATTGAAACGGTTTTCTCTATAAGAAATACTTCACCTGTAGGTTTAACAGGCGATTACCATCCATTCTGCAAACTGTTAAAATTATAG
- a CDS encoding glycoside hydrolase family 2 TIM barrel-domain containing protein codes for MDKNSPSLSRKYHNKVPIAFRCDNSRDLNRIPSDLNDFPIYGGLFRKIVIKTKPLRFLDSIKITPIYDSLKSNGRLNIIGKVNSKYVDTLHRQEYIIKGSLLNKDSVLISFNFSFHKDEFNISIDSINNLKLWSPSNPFLYDLKLSLSYDNKNSDSLLFRIGFRYFKFLKNGPFYLNGSRLLLKGVHLHEDHSGVGAAVPYEIHEKEIKMIKKMGANFIRLAHYQQSEEVLNLCDKYGLLVWEEVPWSRGGLGGTIHKNNIIEFLSKMIEQHYNHVSIIIWGLGNEIDLTGDFNYNNKDSIKTFLSYLNRFAKQKDPYRMTAIRRCDFAKYIPDIYSPSIWSGWYNGTYRDYEKVIKKRFYEVNHFIHAEWGVGSLYGRHSTDPYLNENDSLLHGSGEEKSYSQLFDKGEMRYSKDGDWSETYACDLVDWYLHTIEQWNWFTGALYWSFKDFATPLRENNPIPHVNLKGIVQRDLTPKEIYYVFQSHWAEEPVLHIYGHTWKNRWYDKLTDSIPIKVYSNCKAVELFVNGKSKGLKNFDINKFPASGFEWKLKCRPGNYFIKAIGHTESEEILVDSINFSLIEKNWGKPIKFKIHKEKISDDILLVKVELVDKKGKICYDARNIVTFDIAGKGELIKNLGTVNGSKKIELANGVAEIYIKLNKGRSVVAVMSKVLKLCL; via the coding sequence GTGGATAAAAACTCACCCTCTTTGTCTAGGAAATATCATAACAAAGTACCCATAGCTTTTAGATGTGATAATTCTAGAGATCTAAATAGAATACCTTCTGATCTAAATGATTTCCCTATTTATGGTGGACTTTTTAGAAAAATAGTAATAAAAACTAAACCTTTAAGATTTTTAGATAGCATTAAAATTACACCTATTTATGATTCTCTCAAAAGTAATGGCAGATTAAACATAATAGGAAAAGTAAACTCAAAATATGTTGATACTTTACATAGACAAGAATATATTATTAAGGGTAGTTTATTAAATAAAGATAGTGTTCTAATATCTTTTAACTTTAGTTTTCATAAAGATGAATTTAATATTTCTATTGATTCAATAAATAATTTAAAATTATGGTCCCCATCTAATCCATTTCTTTATGATTTAAAATTATCTCTTTCCTACGATAATAAAAATAGTGATTCTTTATTGTTTAGAATTGGTTTTAGATACTTTAAATTTCTAAAGAATGGCCCTTTTTATTTAAATGGTTCAAGACTTTTACTTAAGGGAGTTCATTTACATGAAGATCATTCAGGGGTTGGTGCAGCAGTACCTTACGAAATTCATGAAAAAGAAATTAAAATGATAAAAAAAATGGGAGCTAATTTCATCAGATTAGCTCATTATCAACAATCAGAAGAAGTTCTAAATCTATGTGATAAATATGGGTTACTTGTATGGGAAGAAGTTCCATGGAGTAGGGGTGGACTGGGTGGTACTATACATAAAAATAATATTATTGAGTTTTTATCCAAAATGATAGAACAGCATTATAATCATGTTTCAATTATTATTTGGGGACTTGGCAATGAAATTGATTTAACAGGGGATTTTAATTATAACAACAAAGATAGTATTAAAACTTTTTTATCATATTTAAATCGATTTGCCAAGCAAAAAGATCCATACCGTATGACTGCTATTCGCAGGTGTGATTTTGCTAAGTATATTCCTGACATTTATTCTCCTTCAATATGGTCAGGTTGGTATAATGGGACTTATAGGGATTATGAAAAAGTAATTAAAAAAAGATTCTATGAAGTTAATCATTTTATTCATGCAGAGTGGGGAGTTGGTTCATTGTATGGTAGACATTCAACAGATCCTTACCTAAATGAAAACGATTCTTTATTACATGGCAGTGGTGAGGAAAAAAGTTACTCTCAACTATTTGATAAAGGCGAAATGAGATACTCTAAAGATGGCGATTGGTCTGAAACGTATGCTTGTGATCTTGTAGATTGGTATTTACATACTATTGAACAATGGAATTGGTTTACAGGTGCCTTATATTGGTCATTTAAAGATTTTGCGACTCCTTTAAGGGAAAATAATCCTATACCACATGTAAATCTTAAAGGCATAGTTCAAAGAGATTTAACACCAAAAGAAATTTATTATGTATTTCAATCACATTGGGCAGAAGAACCTGTTTTACACATATATGGACATACTTGGAAAAATAGATGGTATGATAAACTAACAGATAGTATACCCATAAAAGTTTATTCCAATTGTAAAGCTGTTGAGCTATTTGTTAATGGCAAATCTAAAGGTCTTAAAAATTTTGATATTAATAAATTTCCTGCATCAGGATTTGAGTGGAAACTAAAATGCAGACCTGGAAATTATTTTATCAAGGCAATTGGACATACTGAATCTGAAGAGATATTAGTAGATTCGATTAATTTTTCTTTAATTGAAAAGAATTGGGGTAAACCAATAAAATTTAAAATACATAAAGAGAAAATTTCAGATGATATTTTACTGGTTAAGGTAGAATTAGTAGATAAAAAAGGTAAAATCTGTTATGATGCCAGGAATATTGTTACTTTTGATATTGCAGGCAAAGGAGAATTAATTAAAAATCTTGGCACTGTAAATGGTTCAAAAAAAATAGAATTAGCTAATGGCGTCGCAGAAATTTATATAAAACTTAATAAGGGAAGATCTGTAGTGGCTGTAATGTCAAAAGTATTGAAACTATGTTTATAA
- a CDS encoding nucleotide sugar dehydrogenase, which yields MYNELVSKKEKLAVVGLGYVGLPIALEFARKLSVIGFDIKPERVEMMKKGIDPSRELDSEAFKGCDIEFTSNVDDLRQAKFYVVAVPTPIDEHNLPDLKPLLAATRTVGQVLKKGDYVVYESTVYPGCTEEECVPLLEEISGFKYIQDFKVGFSPERINPGDKVHTLTTIKKITSGCDAESAEEIAKTYELIIEAGIHRASSIKVAEAAKIIENTQRDINIAFMNELSIIFNRMGINTYEVLEAAGTKWNFLKFFPGLVGGHCIGVDPYYLVYKAKELGYHPQIITAGRFINDSMGGYVAKQTVKKIIAADKNPKESRVLIMGVTFKENVSDIRNSKVIDIYNELKSFGIQNVDVIDPYADSKEVREEYGFETTSDPKGKYDAIIVAVSHDSYLKLEEEWFLNHANNDCVFVDVKGIFREKINRLTYWSL from the coding sequence ATGTACAACGAACTGGTTTCAAAAAAGGAAAAGTTGGCAGTTGTTGGCTTAGGTTATGTTGGCCTGCCTATTGCACTTGAATTTGCACGAAAACTTTCGGTTATTGGTTTTGATATTAAACCCGAAAGGGTTGAAATGATGAAAAAGGGGATTGACCCTAGTCGTGAATTGGACTCTGAAGCATTTAAAGGATGTGATATTGAATTCACATCAAATGTTGATGACCTGCGCCAAGCGAAATTTTATGTGGTTGCCGTTCCTACACCAATTGATGAGCATAATTTACCCGACTTAAAACCTTTACTTGCAGCTACAAGAACCGTTGGGCAGGTGCTTAAAAAGGGCGACTATGTGGTTTACGAATCAACTGTTTACCCAGGGTGCACCGAGGAAGAATGTGTCCCCTTACTAGAAGAGATTTCAGGATTTAAGTATATTCAAGATTTTAAGGTCGGTTTTTCACCTGAGCGCATAAACCCTGGCGATAAGGTACACACCCTAACAACCATTAAAAAGATAACATCAGGTTGTGATGCTGAGTCTGCCGAAGAGATTGCTAAAACTTATGAACTAATAATCGAAGCGGGAATTCATCGTGCCAGCTCTATTAAGGTTGCTGAAGCAGCAAAGATAATTGAGAATACTCAGCGCGATATTAACATCGCCTTTATGAATGAGCTTTCGATTATTTTTAATCGTATGGGAATTAATACCTACGAGGTCCTTGAAGCCGCCGGAACAAAGTGGAATTTCCTTAAATTTTTCCCAGGGCTTGTAGGTGGGCACTGCATTGGTGTTGACCCTTACTACTTGGTCTATAAAGCCAAGGAGCTGGGATATCATCCCCAAATCATAACTGCAGGACGGTTCATAAATGACTCCATGGGTGGTTATGTGGCAAAGCAAACCGTTAAAAAAATTATCGCAGCCGATAAAAACCCAAAGGAATCGCGTGTTCTTATAATGGGAGTGACATTTAAGGAAAATGTTAGCGATATAAGGAACTCAAAAGTGATAGATATTTATAATGAGTTGAAATCATTTGGAATTCAGAATGTAGATGTTATCGACCCATATGCCGATAGCAAAGAGGTGCGAGAAGAATACGGTTTTGAAACAACATCTGATCCAAAAGGGAAATATGATGCAATAATTGTTGCAGTTAGCCACGATAGCTATCTAAAACTAGAAGAGGAATGGTTCCTAAATCATGCAAATAATGATTGCGTTTTTGTTGATGTGAAAGGTATTTTTAGAGAAAAAATTAATAGGTTAACTTACTGGAGCCTTTAA
- a CDS encoding UDP-glucose 6-dehydrogenase, which translates to MVKNICCIGAGYVGGPTMAVIALKNPNIKVNVVDINAERIAAWNTDELPVYEPGLLEVVKQARGRNLFFDTDIEKGIREADMIFISVNTPTKTYGLGKGRAADLRYVELCARQIAEVATTDKIVVEKSTLPVRTAQAIKTILSETGNKARFQVLSNPEFLAEGTAIKDLLEPDRVLIGGDQTPEGLAAIEELTQVYASWVPRERIIQTRLWSSELSKLTANAFLAQRISSINSISALCEVTDADIDEVAYAIGTDSRIGSKFLKASVGFGGSCFQKDILNLVYLCEFFGLPEVARYWEQVIALNDYQKRRFAQNIIHTLFNTVSGKKIAMLGWAFKKDTNDTRESAAIYVADHLLNDMANIWVYDPKVPAKSMFADLDYLGTRSPEENRKHLTVVTDPYEACRDAHAIAIITEWDEFKTYDWQRIYVNMKKPAFIFDGRNILDHKKLMEIGFKVKAIGKSY; encoded by the coding sequence ATGGTAAAAAACATATGCTGTATAGGTGCAGGTTACGTAGGTGGTCCAACCATGGCTGTAATCGCACTAAAGAATCCAAATATAAAGGTAAATGTTGTTGATATCAATGCAGAACGGATTGCTGCATGGAATACCGATGAACTGCCTGTTTATGAGCCGGGATTACTCGAAGTAGTAAAACAGGCTCGTGGTCGTAACCTCTTCTTTGATACTGATATCGAAAAGGGCATTCGTGAGGCTGACATGATTTTTATCAGCGTAAATACTCCAACTAAAACTTATGGACTGGGAAAGGGGAGAGCAGCCGATTTGCGCTATGTCGAACTTTGTGCCCGACAGATAGCCGAGGTGGCTACTACCGATAAGATTGTTGTTGAGAAATCAACCCTACCGGTACGTACAGCTCAGGCAATTAAAACAATACTTTCCGAAACTGGCAATAAAGCTCGTTTTCAGGTGCTATCAAATCCTGAATTTCTTGCAGAGGGCACTGCAATAAAGGATTTGTTGGAACCAGACCGTGTTCTAATTGGAGGTGACCAAACCCCTGAGGGGTTAGCGGCCATTGAGGAGCTGACACAAGTATATGCTAGCTGGGTACCTCGCGAACGTATTATCCAAACCCGCTTATGGTCTTCGGAGCTCTCAAAGCTTACCGCCAATGCCTTCCTGGCTCAACGTATCTCCTCAATCAATAGTATCTCAGCACTTTGCGAGGTAACCGATGCCGATATTGATGAGGTTGCCTACGCCATTGGTACCGACTCTCGCATCGGCTCAAAGTTCCTAAAGGCTTCTGTTGGTTTTGGAGGATCTTGTTTCCAAAAGGATATTTTAAACCTGGTTTACCTTTGCGAATTCTTTGGTTTACCCGAGGTTGCCCGCTACTGGGAGCAGGTAATCGCCCTTAACGATTACCAGAAACGCCGCTTTGCACAGAATATAATCCATACCCTTTTCAATACCGTTAGCGGTAAGAAAATAGCAATGTTAGGCTGGGCATTTAAAAAGGATACAAACGACACTCGTGAAAGCGCTGCAATTTATGTTGCCGATCATCTACTTAACGATATGGCAAATATTTGGGTGTACGACCCCAAGGTACCAGCTAAGAGCATGTTTGCCGATTTGGACTATTTAGGAACCCGATCGCCCGAGGAAAATAGAAAACATCTTACAGTGGTTACTGACCCTTATGAAGCATGTAGGGACGCTCATGCCATTGCCATTATCACCGAATGGGATGAGTTCAAGACCTACGATTGGCAACGCATTTACGTTAACATGAAAAAACCCGCATTCATCTTCGATGGCCGAAATATCCTCGACCATAAAAAACTAATGGAAATTGGGTTTAAGGTCAAAGCGATTGGGAAAAGCTATTAG
- a CDS encoding NAD-dependent epimerase gives MKHLLTGTAGFIGFHLAKRMLERGDEVVGLDCINDYYDVNLKYARLEQTGIDRNKIENGKFVQSIKYPNYRFIKLKLEDRKAILKLFEQEKFDKVCNLAAQAGVRYSLQNPFTYIDSNISGFLNILEGCRHNGVRHLAYASSSSVYGLNEEMPFSVHHNVDHPISLYAASKKSNELMAHTYSYLYGIPTTGLRFFTVYGPWGRPDMALFLFTKAIIEGKPIDVYNNGNMQRDFTYIDDIVEGIVRVIDNPPVGNPEWTGKQPDPGTSVAPYKVYNIGNSKPVKLLDFIEAIEEALGKKAIQNFLPLQPGDVPATWADVSDLVSDLDYQPNTDIRIGVKRFVEWYKEFLMIDNNPKIKL, from the coding sequence ATGAAACACCTCCTCACCGGTACCGCAGGCTTTATCGGCTTTCATCTTGCCAAGCGTATGCTTGAGCGTGGTGACGAAGTAGTTGGACTCGATTGTATTAACGATTACTATGATGTTAACCTGAAATATGCTCGACTTGAACAAACGGGAATCGATAGAAACAAAATTGAGAATGGAAAGTTTGTTCAAAGCATAAAGTATCCCAATTACCGTTTTATTAAGTTAAAGCTAGAGGACCGAAAAGCAATTCTAAAACTATTTGAACAGGAAAAGTTCGATAAAGTTTGCAACCTGGCTGCTCAGGCAGGAGTTAGGTATAGCCTGCAGAATCCATTTACCTATATTGACAGTAATATTAGTGGCTTCCTAAATATACTTGAAGGTTGTCGACACAACGGCGTAAGGCACCTTGCATATGCCAGCAGTTCAAGTGTTTATGGGTTAAACGAAGAGATGCCCTTTTCGGTACACCATAACGTTGATCACCCCATAAGCCTTTATGCTGCAAGCAAAAAGAGTAACGAGCTAATGGCTCATACCTACAGCTACCTGTACGGGATACCTACTACCGGTTTGCGGTTCTTTACAGTATATGGTCCATGGGGCCGCCCCGATATGGCTCTTTTCCTATTCACCAAGGCAATTATTGAGGGCAAACCCATTGATGTTTACAACAACGGCAACATGCAGCGAGACTTCACATACATTGATGATATAGTTGAGGGTATTGTTCGCGTAATCGATAATCCTCCTGTCGGAAATCCCGAATGGACAGGAAAGCAGCCCGACCCGGGCACCTCCGTAGCACCGTATAAGGTCTATAACATTGGTAATAGCAAACCAGTTAAGCTTTTAGATTTCATTGAGGCCATTGAGGAGGCTCTGGGCAAAAAAGCCATTCAAAACTTCCTTCCCTTACAGCCCGGCGATGTTCCGGCCACATGGGCGGATGTGTCTGATTTAGTATCAGATTTAGATTATCAGCCGAATACCGATATCAGGATTGGAGTTAAGAGATTTGTGGAGTGGTATAAAGAATTTTTAATGATTGATAATAATCCAAAAATAAAGTTATGA
- a CDS encoding acyltransferase yields the protein MEKEFFAHETAVIDEGCTIGKGTKIWHFSHIMTGCQIGENCNIGQNVVVSPGVKLGKNVKVQNNVSIYTGVICEDDVFLGPSMVFTNVINPRSAINRKSEYLTTLVKRSATIGANATIVCGITLGEYSFVGAGAVVTKDVKPYALVVGNPARQIGWMSEYGHRLEFNGEGIAICPESGQKYKLENDNVFRIE from the coding sequence ATGGAAAAAGAATTCTTTGCCCATGAAACTGCTGTAATCGACGAAGGATGCACAATAGGTAAAGGAACCAAGATTTGGCATTTTAGCCATATAATGACAGGTTGCCAAATAGGAGAAAATTGTAATATTGGACAGAATGTGGTTGTTTCCCCTGGAGTGAAGTTAGGAAAGAATGTTAAGGTACAGAATAATGTTTCAATCTACACGGGAGTTATATGCGAGGATGATGTTTTTCTTGGTCCCTCAATGGTTTTCACAAACGTAATAAACCCACGAAGTGCTATAAATCGTAAAAGTGAGTATTTAACTACTCTTGTAAAGCGCAGTGCAACTATTGGGGCCAATGCTACTATAGTTTGTGGCATTACTCTAGGGGAATATTCATTTGTTGGTGCTGGCGCTGTGGTTACAAAAGATGTTAAGCCCTATGCTCTTGTTGTTGGTAATCCTGCCCGCCAAATTGGTTGGATGAGTGAGTATGGTCACCGACTAGAATTCAATGGCGAAGGAATTGCCATTTGCCCCGAAAGCGGTCAGAAGTATAAACTTGAAAACGATAATGTTTTTAGAATTGAGTAA